The following are encoded in a window of Aromatoleum petrolei genomic DNA:
- a CDS encoding DUF2889 domain-containing protein, giving the protein MFGDCERELTHTRQITCRAFRRKDGLWEIEATVMDEKGEDVPFRSRAPVRAGEFMHHMGIDFLIDDNFTILDVRAVMRAAPWGACPAATESYGRLIGLQIGPGFGRQIRERIGSDQGCAHLTDLITQVGNTYMQASWPDRMAQQVAIDPDPRRWPDSRAVAFIGECLAWKRDGETLRQEYPELAQG; this is encoded by the coding sequence ATGTTTGGAGACTGCGAGCGCGAGCTCACGCATACACGCCAGATCACCTGCCGCGCCTTCCGGCGCAAGGATGGCCTGTGGGAAATCGAGGCGACGGTGATGGACGAGAAGGGCGAGGACGTCCCCTTCCGTTCGCGCGCTCCGGTGCGCGCCGGTGAATTCATGCACCATATGGGCATCGATTTCCTGATCGACGACAACTTCACGATCCTCGACGTACGGGCTGTAATGCGCGCGGCACCATGGGGCGCGTGTCCCGCAGCGACCGAGTCATACGGCCGCCTGATCGGGTTGCAGATTGGGCCGGGTTTCGGGCGGCAGATTCGCGAGCGCATCGGTAGCGATCAGGGATGTGCGCATCTCACCGACCTGATCACCCAGGTCGGCAACACCTATATGCAGGCCTCGTGGCCGGACCGCATGGCGCAGCAGGTTGCGATCGACCCGGACCCGCGGCGCTGGCCGGATTCGCGTGCAGTGGCCTTTATCGGCGAATGCCTTGCGTGGAAGCGCGACGGTGAGACGCTGCGACAGGAGTATCCGGAGCTCGCACAGGGGTAA